The Amphiura filiformis chromosome 6, Afil_fr2py, whole genome shotgun sequence genome segment gaaaatattggatccaacacataataatgataaaattggatgtttaacaccaaatatttattggtctcgctatgagttttaagatATTGGACTCGACTGCGACTCGTCCAATATTCtcaaactcatagcttgaccaataaatatgggctccatCTATCCAACAGTATTGGGTGAGTAGTAGGCGTAGAGGGATGGGGTGTGTAGTTAGGGTGTATGTGGTTAATCCACAATGGTTAAACGCAGTGAAATGGCGTAACTAGCGGGGGGGGACGGGGGTGGTTGTAATCCGTCACTATGTGAATGATGTGCTCACTCTATGAGTACATGAGTACAGGGCGTGTACATAATGCCGGGTATTGGTGGCGTTTGATTAATAATTTCGCAGTGCATGGTGCATGATAGTTGGATTAATTATTAAGTACTCACCAATTTCACACATCGTTCCCTGGTACCCATCGTTACAAATGCAAAAGGGTCGTCCTCCTCCTGAAACCTGGCACGTTCCACCTATACCGCAATCGAAGGATTCACTCTCACAAGTAACTATTATGGAAAATAAATCAAATATCATGTAGTTATCACAATATGATTGGATACCATATTGAATAATGATGCCGCTGATGCTTTCGTGAGCATCAAAGATCCTAAAGCATTCACATTAGATTTATTAACCACTAGGATTGCAAAGCCATTTGTTTGTTATATTTATCCAACAATAGTCAGCAAATAATTATAAGCGTACAAGACAGTTTTATATGAATACAGTGGCgtatagcgtgggtcatcatatagGGGAggtggcaccgaccatgatgggggtaCCGGGTCTGACTGGGttgggcacaagccgttttcggtaattttcctatgggattttctaaattttgcaattgattgAGGGCACGTGCCCCGTGACCCTatacgctacgccactgtatgaaCAAATGGGAAAATATGGAATGTGATTAATATTATTGCGCTACTTCTAGCTAAATACCAATCCATGCTTCCAATTGCCCAAAGTTGCGAGGATCTTATCATAGTCATACATGTAGTATCTTATTCTTCTCTGCTTATAAAAACGTGAatcaaacacaaaactttttatttataaaaataataacGAATATTTGAGATATCATCAACATGTAGTGCTCCTAGTGCACTACTTGTTTGCTAACCAATAGGCGGTGCTATTCATGGAATACCCCCCTCCCCCAGGAGGAGCCAAGTACATTAGGGCCCCCAGTAATAAGATTCACGTATTTCAAAGGCTTCCGCGCGAACTCCCGTACCCGTCCAACGGATTTAGAGCTCATATGGATGCCACACCCCAAAATGTTTAAATCTTGCTTGGTATTTATACCATAAAGCTCTCGGAGCATAACATGTTGACGGAATCTCAATTTTGTAGTTTATGACTGACAGATAATAATAAATATGGACATACACTCATAAATTAAACAAATGGTCATTCTCAACATTGAAGCATGAATGAAACATAAAAATAGCAATTGTTAATTGCTGtaagcaaaatgtaaaacaaattcACAATTAAGACAACCATGAATACGAAGATAACAAAGTTGTTGTGAATCGATATTGAACACACAATAAATTAAACACGTAGCCcttcttaagggatcggatagcgaagGTTTACACAGTATTTACCGTGGGActttaaagcacatcagacagaccaaattgcattctaaaaacGTGGAATAAGTCTCTTGGGGGGtgggcctatatctaaaatacgaaaggtcaaaattttcaaatgatagtCGGCTTTTTCACCCATGCAGCCTATATACACTTTatgtacatgtcattagatttataaagtttacttcgaggactgttaaatgtcaaaaatataaatttttaataatttgctataaaatttgtatcatatcgcgaatttccaaaaattaaaattatttgatatcagaaggccattcctcgtattcagaatgaaatatGGTGTGCCCGATCCCTTAAGCAACGTTgaaagatagcaacattattgtTAGCTGCTGTAAACAAATATACAAAACATTAATTCGAGGATACAAAAAATCATTAATTATTGGTTGCTGTAAGGAGAAAATAATATACAATACATAAAGAAAATGTAGCAAAAGAAACGGGAACACATACACCAAATACTCATAGAAAATTTACTTCTGGTAATAAAGGGTAAACAAGTTAGACAAATTGACAAATTAGTACGCTATAGTTTCCTGAAGGCATCACCCTATACAGCCAATGATACTGCTTAACCAACAGTGTCAATAAATAATAGCATGACACCACAAACACACAACTACCTGCATCCCCCTCAAGCTTCCGCCTCAAAAACCAATACTCATTAATTATTTCAACAATTCAAACATAAACAACCTCAAGACACCAACATTTCTACTCTGAATTTTGGTTTGGATCACTCACAAAAGTACATCGGTACAGCGGCACCGACCGTCTCGAAATACCGGTATTTAGGCTATTGTAGGTCATTGTATTCTTCTTTTAGCATTGTATTAAAGGCCCATTAAGTGATTTGCTGATCAGGCggttcgtaaaaatcatcaaattcagattttggcaagAGACATTTTACCAGAATTTGTAATTTCTATACTCAAGCTAAGTAGAAAaatgaactacatgtatatatttgaatggggcttcaacattgtcaatactgctgtgttcctcgttttttgccaaatttttcaattcaaaaataccaacgacaatttgaatgactttttcttcacttttaggcaatttataaacaattttttcttTACacctgcgctgggatcactgaatggacctttaagcattaaaaatatacattttcgaTCGTTTCGCACAGAATTACTTTGCaattttgcccctcccccctgCTTTTTCCCTGATCAAGGACGTCACTGCAATTACCAAGTACACACACGAAACCTGATAGTGGATCGACAAACTCTTTTTGACCTGTGTAAAACCTTAAAAGAACAGAGACATGAGCTGTTAACATTGTTACAAACAGTCCACAATAACAAGGATTCCAATACACCGAACATAATAAAACCAACTACCAATAGCTACCAATCGACGATATTTGCAACTGAATACTTTTTGACAGAATGCCAAAGAACCAATCCCGGATCCTTCGCATACCAGGCAACTGCTCTTGAGTAGTGAGTTACACAAACCTCTTGTCTCACAACGTGGTCCTTCATGAGTGGTTTGACAATCGCACGTGTATATCAAGCCTGCCCCACGTAAACACCTACCGCCGTTCATACAAGGTTCTGGTTCACAAGGATTCACTGAAAATGGAATAGTTGATATACGTTTCTGTTAATGTGTCGTCATACCATAACATTGCGATAGTATCTAAGGTAGAATCTAACAGTAGGAGAATTACAAAATACATCACAAAAACTTTTGTTATGTAATGAAATTTGAACTGAACCAGTGTCCGACAAATTCAAATATAATATAGAAAATGACCCAACTTACTTAACCATATACACGCTTACGTTCACTCACACATGGCAGCAacgcaagttttcaaaatgcttccaaTACTTTGTGTTTGTACACGCAATGGTTGATAAATTAACATAAATAACTTGATATTGTGGAAATCAAACCAACAAAACTGCATTAGTACCTTCTGTTTGGCACCTGTCTCCCGTGTATGTTTCAAGACAATTACACCTGTAACTGTTGCCATTGTTTCTCGTATTACATGTGCCTCGGTTTACACATGGATTCGAATCGCATGGATCAACTGAAATAGAAGTTGTTTCATAATGAAATATCATGATTGATTCACAAATCAAAAGCTGACAACAGGAAAACATAACGTCATCACCAGTAAGAGAacgtaaaaacaataaaacatggaTAAAACAAGACTGTGACAACTGCGAACAACTCCGAACAAAATTAATGCTGAAAACAACAACTTCAACGGAAGCTTGATATAAAACAATTATTATCAAACCAGACAAAAGACAAAAGGATGTATAGCAAAACTCCTTAATATagacaaattaaaaaacaattgaCATCGCAACACGATTAAGTAAGGACTTTTGAAACAGAAAAGGAAACATCCAAATTTTACAAAGAAAGAATCAACACACTTCCAACATCTGAATAGACAGAATAAGCTATATATTATGATTATGATACTTAAACGATTGGATAGAACCCACCACAATACTAAAAATTTAGTGTCTATAACACTGATATATCGACATATTTAATCGCTATCTCActtacaaccatgacaacaataTGTCTACATATTTTCACATAAAATAGACAAAATACTTGCAGAAACACGAGATATTACGTCGCCATTTAGTTCAAATACCTCTATTTTGACAATGGCGTCCTTCATACATGGATGTGCCGCAATCACAGAAGTATTCTAACCCACCTAAACGACCACAACGGCCATTATTTTGACACGGATTTGGGCTACATGGATTCACTGTTGAGAAGGCAAAATACGTAATAAATAGTGTATATCCTTTATAACAATTGAATGAACTCGATCGGGAAGAAGTCTCTATTTGTAATTGTTACATCTCCATTTCAGTACCTTTCTTATATAATTTGAGTTTTATAATATAATCCTTGATAAAGTTGAACATAATATAGAACTTACAAAGCTATACAAAAACAAGCAATATAACCTGCCATTTAAATTACATAATTTAGTGATATATCTATATATCATCTTCATTTGACATGTTTCATAATATACCTTCAATTTCACAAAAATCTCCTTCATGAGTGTCAGGGCAATTGCAACTGAATTGCAATCCTCTGGGCACGCACATTCCATCATTCAAACAGGTGTTTTCTCCACATGGGTTCACTGCAATATCCAAAAGCAAACAACCAATACCATTATAAACTAAACACTTGGTTTGCGGCAGAAGAAACGTAAACCCACTCATTACCTACTACAGTTAAAGCATGATAAGGCTGGCAATCACTTCATTCTCACAGACATTTTCTGGCCAACATTTCATTTTGTAACCGGTAGCACCTTATACAGCAAGCAACACCTTCTACACTAAAATATATGATTAAGACAGTCAAGACAATCCGAGTACCAAAATAATAAAACTACTAACAATGATTTCATGAACAGGCGGTAATTACAATATCACTGAAAGCGTTGACAAACGAAACATTTACCAAATGCAACAAACTTTTAACAACAACGACGGCGACAAGAACAGCTACAACGGCGACAAGTCGATTTATAAATCAGAAAGTTTACTCCAGGACATTATTTACACACCATACCAAAAAAATATATGGAATAAAATATAGACTAGCTGATAGCTCAAATAAAACATTAGGTCATATCTAGTTTATACTAAATTATGACAAAAATCCGCTTTTAGCAGTTTCAAATTCAAtgtacaaaaacgaaaaaaatacaaaactttGTATAGACTGTAACAATtgaaattatacaattgcaagttagctttttagaaaaaaaataaagagaccatggcaacaatgttatatgcaatggaatcggtaacatcttggctaacagaaaaattTAAATTGGTTGCTTTACTAGTTCGGGTTCAACAGCTACCAATCGACAATATTTGCAACTGAATACTTTTTGACAGAATACTTTCAGCTCGTACAAACATCAAACAACGGAGAGCAAGTAAATATTAGTAAAGAAACCGACGGAAAACAAATAGTAAGTTATACTTCTAAAATCcaacaagaaatttaaaaagacAAGCTTAGTATAAGCATATCTAACACTGAACGGAAGCATCCACACACTTCCAACATCTGAATAGACAGAATtaagatatattaattattatgattatgatacTTAAACATATTGGATAGAACCCACCACAATACTAAAAACTTAGTCTATAACACTGATATATCGACATATTAAATCGCTATCTCACTTCTTACAGCCATGACAACAATATACATATTTTCACATAAGATAGGCAAAATACTTGCAGAAACACGAGGCACTATGTCGCCATTTAGTTCAAATACCTCTATTTTGACAATGGCGTCCTTCATACATGGATGTGCCGCAATCACAGAAGTATTCTAACCCACCTAAACGGCCACAACGGCCATTATTTTGACACGGATTTGGGCTACATGGATTCACTGTTGAGAAGGCAAAATATGTGATAAATAGTGTATATCCTTTATAACAATTGCATAAACTCTATCGGGAAAAAGAGGTCTCTATTTGCAATTGTTACGTCTCCATGTCAGTACCTTtcttataattataatttgagtTTTACAATATAATTCTTGATGGAGTTGAACTTAATACAGAACTTACAAAGCTATACAAAAAACAAGCGATATAACCTGTCATTTAAATGACGTGATTTAGTTATGTAGCTATATGCCATCTTCATTTAACATTTTTCGTATACCTTCAATTTCACAAAAATCTCCTTCGTGAGTGTCAGGGCAATTGCACCTGAATTGCAATCCTCTGGGCATGCACATTCCACCATTCAAACAGGTGCTTTCTCCACATGGGTTCACTGCAATATCCAAAAGCAAACAACCAATACCATTATAATATCATGGCAGCGTGTGAAACTAAACACTTAGTTTGCGGCAGAAGAAACGTAACCCACTCATTACATACTACAGTTAAAGCAGGATTTGTAGAttatatgaccttgtgaaaaagtgtaagtttctttttttggcttagtcTACATTGAGTCATAAATTTTGGCTTTGAAGCCTGCAAAATAAGACAAAACAATCATGTTTATGCTAACGACACCTAGAAATACCATCAACACTAATTGCACAACATGTATCATCAGAATACCTTCATTCTGGCATCGATTGCCTTCATGGGTCTCAGGACATTGGCAAACATATTCTGTGCCACTGGCGTAACATACTCCATTGTTCATGCATGGTCTGCTCTCACATGGGTCCACTGAAACAATCATGGTTAACATTAGCTATACATTATTGGTTGTTGGTGATTCAATATCAAAATCTTGGATAGTTTGGTGTGTTCTctttaatattatatttatatatgcCAGGTTTCTAGATGCATCCCTCAGTATTGCCAAGTATTTTCGGTAGATTAGGTTCAATTTTGGAAAGGAACTACTTGTGGCTGACATTGGTGACTACAAGGTGTTGAAAGAAGTTAGGAGAAGTAAGTTTATCAAATTTTACAGTGGTCACAATTTTTTAATGTTTCCAAACAAATTGAGGCTATCACATCATGGAAAGTTTTTAATTAACTTTTAAATAACAATTGACCAAAGTTAGTCAGACGCTAGTGTGCcatataaaaaaaacatgctGGGCCGTATGGAAGAATATACTTACATTTCCCTCTAATTATGGACCCAaagtaaagaagaaataaacaaaataaacactgTGTCAAATAATGGAACGCAGAGTAAAACATATTTGTCAAATAATTTGTGGAACTTCAATTCAGTAAGCTCGTTAAAGGGACAATCAGTGATTTTCTCAGgaaagaatgtgtttagaaagtgTTAAAAATGCTAAACACTGTTTTGGCAGTGTAGCATTTTAAAAACTTAAATTGTACATATGAGAAACAAGAAAGCAACTTATACGTACTGTTATTGGTGCCCAAGTAAAGCTGTTGAATTTGGAATCCAACGCGAGCTATTGACGTTGATTGCAATTAACACTCATTGAACGAGTTATTTGATTCATGAAGCAAGCACGAGATTTCATTATCAAGTTGATCTACCTATGCTTTTCGATCAGAGCAGCAAGATTAAAATAgtatgccgatttttttttatttaagccGTTGCAACATAAAAATTGTTAACGAGTCCAAACATGCCAAACAGCGCGACTGATATGAAGATATCGTGATAATGAATGAGCATGAATTTTGCATGAATTATAAACATTTGTAACTCTTCCACAGGGCCACAGATTTACCATGTTTATCCACTGTCCAGTCATATATGAAATCgtataaaatgaaacaaaacatcaTCAAACCAAAGCAACTTAATGAATGTCTGCGATATTTCCCAGCCATACACAGAAAACCACAAACATCTAAAGGCtatctcttggtataaaatgagaGAAAAGCAAACATGGACACACATTGACCAAACCACACACAAAATATTCGACGTACCGTGTGAAACGGGCATGAAACGAACATCATCAAAAGCAAATTAATGAATGGGTGCAATATTTCCAAGCTATGTACAAACACGGGCACAAATTTCCATATGCATACACaagcaatttaattatttattcataGTTCATGGTGTAAAATAAGCATAAAACGAGCATTATCAAGGCATTATCACGCCGATATTTTCATGCCGTGTACCAAAAGGAATCAAATCACAAACATTTGTAACTCTTGGTGTTTTAAAAATACGATTAAAGCGAAAATGGACAATTCACAAGTGTGAAATGGACGTGAAATATAAGCATCATCACAAGCACCTTGATGAATGAGCACGAAACCATCAAATTACGAACATTCAACACTTGGTTGGGAGTAGCGCGAAGATGAACACAGATTTCTCAAGTCAtacacaaaatatttgatgtaccGTGTGAAATGGACATGCAACGAACATCATCAAAAGCAAATTAATGAATGATTATGATATATCCAAGCCATTTACAAATTACAAACATTCATAACTCTTTGTCGACAATAGAGCAAACATGGACACGAATTTCCCCAAGTCATACGCAAGCCCCTTAATTAtattcaggcggcggatgacatgatcgagccggcaactcgtgaaaccgcccggccgtatggcattttccatatactcggttagttttgtggggttcattatcgaaccccaacggttttagcttgtatttatattatttatcaacataggcctatttttttgtgatatttcaagcgttttaaaatttcaaaataatcccattcaattacacggttgacgatgaaaatttactgaatttagggaatgcacgtcatacaccacctgattaTATTCATAGTACATGTTGCATGTGAAGTGAGCATGACGCAAACAACATTATCAAAAAGCAACTTGATGGATGGGCACTATTTTTTCAAAGCCATATACAACCTCTGAAGCAACCAAGACAAATGCACATTTGACACCCAAAGTTGATGACGTAGTATACCTCTCTTTTCACAATTGACACCTTCATGGGTGTCAAGACATTGACATGTGTACTGTAAACCATCTGGAACACATACTCCGTCATTCATACAGGGTTCTTCATCACATGGATTTACTGTGAAAAGGTTCGTGATTATAATGAAAGTACTTTAAGATATACACAAGTATACGGTTATTTATTTTACCTTAAACATAAAATCGATAATGCTTGATTAGAATTCATACTTGTATCAACTCCATTTTTGGTGTCATACCTTGCTACAGTCAGTTTCAAACAGTCATGTCATTTGCTGAGGGAGTGTTGATCAACAGGAACAACAGACAGATTAGGGAGGTAAGTGTTACCAAATATTTTCGACCAGCTTCTAGCGCCAAAAACGGCAGCAACTTCAGAAAGAAGCAAAAAGGTAATCAGTCTGTGTGTAATGAACTTTTGacaaaatggatttgatagtatgaactCCCATCAACGAGATTTATTGACCATCCAGATGAGTCTAGTACAATAATTGATATATACCCTTTTTATGAATTTTATTTTACGAATAGCAAAATTTAGcttcaaacaattattttgagCATGTACTTCTCATTGAAGATATTTAATAAGCAAACATCGCTAATGAATGCGGAAAAACCTCAAGCAAACTATCACAAAAGCTTAcaaattcaacatgttcaagtaccAAACAACAGGCAGAACCGACGGGTCGTCTCTATAAGGAATGTTGTTTTGCATATCGCAGTTTATCGTCACTGCCAAGAAGCGGGACCAAGGCATACGATATAACACAGGCAAATACCTATTCTTCCTATTTGCTCAACAAAATAAGTACATATACAATACATCTTTAATTTTTCTCGAAAGCAAAGCAAGTTGGCAAAAACTatgacaaaataaaaatgaaagccCCATTTGGAAGCAGCAATCTGAAGACACCATAACGTGCAAGCGATATACCTTCTTCTTGGCAAAAGTCACCCCGATGAGTGTCCGGGCATTGACAACTATAATTCATTGGACCCATTGGTTCGCAAACTCCATCATTCATACAAGCGTGATCTTGACACGGATCAACTGCAAAATGACCATTGTTAAGCATAAAAACAATCACTAACTCTCGTAGCGTGGATAAAGATATTTTGTaatcaaaatatcttgaaatcgGTATGGAAAAATGTAACGCTTCAGTAAATGCACACTCCATGATCGgagctattattttttttaataacaaaaaACCGTAATAGTAAAGAGTAGCCTAGGAGTCTTAAAAGGACACTTGTTGTCTTATAACTATGATAGAAATAGCATGATACTCGTTCATTCATTTTACGGGAAACAAATGCAAGCCAGTAAATATATACGATCTTTGTAATAAGATTGCATAATCCttgcaattttatttaaaattgaagCACAGTCGCAGGAAGCGCGTAAGAGGCACCCAAAGAAACCACTAATTTTCGaacatattttgacatgttcctGCTATTTATGATCATCGATATTTAAGTAAAGTACATGAATTTTGCATCAACCAAACAGTTATTATCAAATGCAAAAAATACAGTTAAAATATAATACATCAAACTCTATATCGTTTAATCACTGGGATACGATAAATACTTCAATTGTCCACATTTTGTATCATTTAATGTAAAAAAGATCAAATAATATGTGAATTCAAGTCCCAATAAACTGACAACACTGACGCGTCTACTCACAAAGGTTCTTCTTTTTTATAAATCATCATACACTctcagaacgctactgaccaTCCTCGATTGTTATGCATAGTCAATCGATTCATGTTGAAATCAAGTTAAACAAGTTAAACAACAGGATTTACAATAAAATAATAGCATCAAGCATTATAGGGTGTGTTTTTTTCACATGTTTACTGAAAGAatgaaaattattgttttttatttggccgagaacatttattttaaattgaaaatgtgtagctgatttcaacaccaaattcaatCGATGCTTTGCCTAATTAAATGGCTAAGTGAGCCAACAATAGCCAGCGAGTGACTAGCGTTCCGAGTGTACACATGAACGTAAAATGTCACGCCCAGTCTCAGATCACAAATTTACATAAGTAATAACGTTAAAAACACTTTTCCCTTTTGTTGCCAAAACACAAGTTCGACTCGATTACAAACATCAAAGCATAATACTAAACAGAACAAAAACGAAATAATATCAAGTCGCCCAAGCAGTTATACAATAACTGAATGTGACAAAACTACTTCATACAATAACGTGAAGACACCATTACGTGAAAATGATATACCTTCTTCTTGGCAAAAGTCACCACGATGAGTGTCCCGGCATTGACAACTATAGTTCATTGGACCCATTGGTTCGCAAACTCCATCATTCATACAAGTGTGATCTTGACACGGATCAACTGCAAAATGGCATTAGCAAGTGTAAATACAATCATAAATTCTGGTATTGGTAGATAGGAAGCCAAGACAATCGGTAAAATTACTAAACAATTATCTAAATAGTGATTTATGATATTCCTCACTTAGTCCACTCCTCTTATTCGTGTTATCAGGCTACTtataatttactttatttatgatatctTAATTAACTAAGGAAAcataaagcaaacaaacaacatctAAACTGTGTAAGCAAGGGAACAGCGACGCAAATTTCACCAGATACAGACGCCATGTTCCACAGAAACAAACATAAATATCACGCTATACAAGATTTTAAATAGGCTAAATATAGAACAAAATGAGGAAACCAATCACGACAAAAACAATCCAGTTACCTGCAAAGCTACGAATACTAGTAGATCAACAAAACACCTGTTCAAATCTGCTTATTGTGTGCACAAGTACAAGCACACGAACACCTCATGTCATGTATAAAATGACCTTACCATATAAGATGCTACATGTTTCATTCATACATCAAGATAAATACCACTaactttttctttcaaataaacataaacaatatCACACATATTTTGCGACAAGTAATAGCAAGTATAGTCATCACACAATAACTACTCAAGAACATATTAAAGCATAACATGACAAAATAATGACTGCTTCACATGACGAATGACTTCTTCTTCAGTGCGGTACATGACAAGAAAAACATCATGAAACGGCGGGAATCTAAAGTAACATAATAATAGGTACACGTTAATTGACGTAGCAGTAATATTACTTAAGCTTGAACATCACATGGCGAATACCTGGTTCTTCACAAAACTCTCCTCTGAAGTTATCCGAGCAGTTACACGTGATGTTGCCATCATCCAAAACTATGCAAAGCCCGTCATTCAAGCATGGATCTGTTTCGCACGACTCTTTTAGTTttagaaatatttaaaatgttagCGTTTTACATA includes the following:
- the LOC140156017 gene encoding uncharacterized protein; protein product: MECAFTEALHFSIPISRYFDYKISLSTLRELVIVFMLNNGHFAVDPCQDHACMNDGVCEPMGPMNYSCQCPDTHRGDFCQEEVNPCDEEPCMNDGVCVPDGLQYTCQCLDTHEGVNCEKRVDPCESRPCMNNGVCYASGTEYVCQCPETHEGNRCQNEVNPCGESTCLNGGMCMPRGLQFRCNCPDTHEGDFCEIEVNPCSPNPCQNNGRCGRLGGLEYFCDCGTSMYEGRHCQNRVNPCGENTCLNDGMCVPRGLQFSCNCPDTHEGDFCEIEVNPCSPNPCQNNGRCGRLGGLEYFCDCGTSMYEGRHCQNRVDPCDSNPCVNRGTCNTRNNGNSYRCNCLETYTGDRCQTEGTNAVLLV